From the genome of Ferrimicrobium sp., one region includes:
- a CDS encoding YbjQ family protein, translated as MIVTSSCDLPGYRIEQVIGPVFGLTVRSRNAFSQAGAGFKSMFGGELKGMTKNLEDSRSQVIERMEAKAEELGANAVVAFRFDTSDMGGTWTEICAYGTAVVAALLSA; from the coding sequence GTGATTGTAACGAGCTCATGCGATCTGCCGGGCTATCGTATTGAACAGGTTATTGGTCCAGTGTTCGGGCTGACCGTTCGCTCGCGCAATGCATTTTCCCAGGCGGGTGCTGGATTCAAGTCGATGTTCGGTGGCGAGCTCAAAGGCATGACAAAGAACCTCGAGGACTCGCGATCCCAAGTGATCGAGCGCATGGAGGCCAAAGCCGAGGAGCTTGGCGCCAATGCGGTCGTTGCGTTTCGTTTCGATACCTCAGATATGGGTGGCACCTGGACCGAGATTTGTGCCTATGGCACTGCGGTGGTGGCAGCGCTGTTGAGTGCCTAA
- a CDS encoding SCO1664 family protein — MPENERPPRPESLATEEELTNDDVTVLGQIQTSSNGALLVELKGDGKLAIYKPESLERPLRDFDAGLDRRERASYILARQLGLDFIPPIVVRDDLPFGRGSLQSFVDADFERHYFDLYDDPTLQERFIEIAAFDIVANNADRKAGHLLIDREHHLWGIDNALCFHNEPKLRTVIWEFGAAPLDEHLVDALRQAASDLDPEFGELLTQRECRTLQHRLRVLSSMATLIDLDVDERPYPWPLV, encoded by the coding sequence ATGCCCGAGAACGAACGGCCACCGCGCCCCGAGTCTCTAGCTACCGAAGAGGAGCTGACCAACGACGATGTCACGGTCCTTGGACAAATCCAGACCAGCTCCAATGGAGCGCTTCTCGTGGAACTCAAAGGCGATGGCAAGCTCGCCATCTACAAGCCAGAGTCGCTGGAGCGCCCGCTCCGGGACTTTGACGCCGGTCTCGACCGACGAGAACGGGCGAGCTATATCTTAGCCCGCCAACTCGGCCTCGATTTTATACCGCCAATCGTTGTCCGCGATGACCTTCCATTCGGGCGCGGCTCACTGCAAAGTTTTGTCGACGCTGACTTTGAACGACATTACTTCGACCTCTACGACGATCCAACCCTACAAGAACGCTTTATTGAGATCGCCGCCTTCGACATCGTGGCCAACAACGCCGATCGAAAGGCTGGACACCTCCTTATCGACCGAGAGCACCATCTCTGGGGCATCGACAATGCCCTCTGTTTCCATAATGAGCCAAAGTTGCGCACCGTCATCTGGGAGTTCGGAGCGGCACCACTGGATGAGCATCTTGTTGACGCCCTGCGACAGGCGGCAAGCGACCTCGATCCAGAATTTGGGGAGCTCTTGACTCAGCGCGAATGCCGAACGCTCCAGCACCGCCTGCGGGTGCTGAGCTCGATGGCCACCCTCATCGATCTCGACGTCGATGAGCGACCATACCCTTGGCCACTCGTTTGA